The Mucilaginibacter yixingensis genome window below encodes:
- the rplQ gene encoding 50S ribosomal protein L17 translates to MRHGKKVNHLGRTDSHRKAMMSNMATSLILHKRITTTLAKAKALRGYVEPLITKSKSDTTHSRRTVFSYLQDKDATNILFREVAEKVANRPGGYTRIIKLENRLGDNAEMALIELVDYNTVYTNGEAAVAKKSTRRRGGAGKAKTAAPAAEAVVAEEAPVAEAPAVEEAPEAPEAPAANEENAEKGE, encoded by the coding sequence ATGAGACACGGTAAAAAAGTAAACCACCTGGGCCGTACCGACAGCCATCGCAAAGCGATGATGAGCAACATGGCCACTTCACTTATCCTGCACAAACGTATTACTACTACTTTGGCTAAAGCTAAAGCACTGCGCGGATATGTTGAACCATTGATTACCAAATCAAAAAGCGATACTACGCACTCTCGTCGTACCGTATTTAGCTACCTGCAGGACAAAGATGCTACAAACATCCTGTTCCGCGAGGTTGCTGAGAAAGTAGCTAACCGTCCGGGCGGCTACACCCGTATCATCAAATTAGAAAACCGTCTGGGTGACAACGCCGAGATGGCTCTGATCGAGCTGGTTGACTACAACACTGTTTACACCAATGGTGAAGCTGCTGTTGCTAAAAAATCAACCCGTCGTCGTGGTGGTGCTGGTAAAGCTAAAACTGCTGCTCCTGCTGCTGAAGCAGTTGTTGCAGAAGAAGCACCAGTTGCCGAAGCTCCAGCTGTAGAAGAAGCCCCAGAGGCTCCAGAAGCACCTGCTGCTAACGAAGAGAATGCAGAAAAAGGCGAGTAA